A single window of Deltaproteobacteria bacterium HGW-Deltaproteobacteria-4 DNA harbors:
- a CDS encoding type II toxin-antitoxin system prevent-host-death family antitoxin codes for MKANKTDRPPHDREWQLQEAKNRLSQVVNSALHDGPQTITLRGKPAAVVVSFEEYRQLTLPRTGLSQFFRQSPLHAVELDIGRSADLPREVEL; via the coding sequence ATGAAAGCTAACAAGACGGATCGCCCTCCCCATGATCGGGAGTGGCAGCTACAGGAAGCCAAGAACCGCTTGAGCCAGGTGGTGAACTCGGCCCTGCATGATGGCCCCCAGACGATAACGTTGCGGGGCAAGCCCGCCGCCGTGGTGGTCTCTTTCGAGGAATATCGCCAGCTGACTCTGCCGCGCACCGGGTTGTCACAGTTTTTCCGGCAATCCCCCCTGCATGCTGTCGAACTCGATATTGGTCGTAGCGCTGACCTACCCCGCGAGGTGGAGTTGTGA
- a CDS encoding DNA mismatch repair protein MutT, with product MPKRIKTSVVACIIDHDDRVLLTRRSVRPFHGLWIMPGGKIEHGEGILAALHREVREEVGIEILSAGLIDVYEHVANAENPDHFVILYYRASPLSFDLHPDGIECSEAIWCTAAALPDYELAPGTGYILRKIFPQLSWPVVTEGAGICSIEDPLACVPHEVK from the coding sequence TTGCCGAAACGGATTAAAACTTCAGTCGTTGCCTGTATCATCGATCATGATGACCGCGTTCTTTTGACCCGCCGGAGTGTGCGCCCCTTTCATGGTCTGTGGATCATGCCCGGCGGCAAGATCGAACATGGGGAAGGGATTCTTGCCGCCCTGCACCGGGAGGTGCGGGAGGAAGTCGGCATTGAAATCCTGTCTGCCGGGTTGATCGATGTTTATGAACATGTCGCCAACGCCGAGAATCCCGATCATTTTGTTATTCTTTATTATCGTGCTTCGCCGTTAAGTTTTGATTTGCACCCGGACGGGATCGAGTGCAGTGAAGCGATCTGGTGCACGGCCGCCGCCCTGCCGGACTACGAGCTGGCGCCGGGGACCGGCTATATTCTGCGCAAAATCTTTCCTCAGTTATCCTGGCCGGTAGTCACAGAGGGTGCAGGAATCTGTTCCATAGAAGATCCTCTGGCCTGTGTCCCCCATGAGGTGAAATAG
- a CDS encoding LL-diaminopimelate aminotransferase, producing the protein MAKINDNYLKLKAGYLFPEIGRRVREFAAANPEAKVIRLGIGDVTRPLAPTVLKAFHAAVDDLGTTDQFAGYGPEQGYDWLINTIIDKSYKPLGVELKTSEMFISDGSKCDCANILDIFALDNVVAIGDPVYPVYNDTNVMVGRTGEANEKGYYENIVYLPCTEANNFNPALPTQKVDIIYLCFPNNPTGTVASKAELKKWVDYALANDCVIFFDAAYEAFITNPEIPHSIYEIEGAKQCAIEFRSFSKTAGFTGVRCGLVVVPEEVMGTTTTGEKYSFNKLWNRRVSTKFNGASYPVQRAAAAVYSEQGWKETKEIIDYYMENARLIREGLREVGVICYGGVDAPYIWLKTPGGMSSWDFFDKLLTECNVVGTPGSGFGPSGEGFFRLSAFGHRENVIEAVERIKKNLK; encoded by the coding sequence ATGGCCAAGATCAACGACAACTACCTCAAACTCAAAGCCGGTTACCTCTTCCCCGAGATCGGCCGCCGCGTCCGTGAATTCGCCGCCGCCAATCCTGAAGCCAAGGTCATCCGCCTCGGCATCGGCGACGTCACCCGCCCCCTCGCCCCGACCGTCCTCAAGGCCTTCCACGCTGCCGTCGACGATCTCGGCACCACCGACCAGTTCGCCGGCTATGGTCCGGAGCAGGGGTATGACTGGCTGATCAACACCATCATCGACAAGTCGTACAAGCCTCTCGGCGTCGAGCTTAAGACCTCCGAGATGTTCATCTCCGACGGCTCCAAGTGCGATTGCGCCAACATCCTCGACATCTTCGCCCTCGACAACGTCGTCGCCATCGGCGATCCGGTCTATCCGGTCTACAACGACACCAACGTCATGGTCGGCCGCACCGGCGAAGCGAACGAGAAGGGCTACTACGAAAATATCGTCTACCTCCCCTGCACAGAAGCGAACAACTTCAATCCGGCGTTGCCGACGCAGAAGGTCGACATCATCTATCTCTGCTTCCCCAACAACCCGACCGGCACCGTCGCCTCCAAGGCCGAGCTCAAGAAGTGGGTCGACTACGCCCTCGCCAACGACTGCGTGATCTTCTTCGACGCCGCCTACGAGGCCTTCATCACCAACCCCGAGATCCCGCACTCCATCTACGAGATCGAAGGGGCCAAGCAGTGCGCCATCGAGTTCCGCTCTTTCTCCAAGACTGCCGGCTTCACCGGCGTCCGCTGCGGCCTGGTGGTCGTGCCGGAAGAGGTCATGGGGACGACAACGACCGGCGAGAAGTACTCCTTCAACAAGCTCTGGAACCGCCGCGTCAGCACCAAGTTCAACGGCGCCTCCTATCCGGTGCAGCGCGCCGCTGCCGCCGTCTACTCCGAGCAGGGGTGGAAGGAGACCAAGGAGATCATCGACTACTACATGGAGAATGCCCGCCTCATCCGTGAAGGGTTGCGAGAAGTCGGGGTCATTTGCTACGGCGGCGTGGATGCACCCTACATTTGGCTGAAGACGCCGGGCGGCATGAGCTCTTGGGACTTTTTCGACAAACTTCTCACCGAGTGCAACGTCGTCGGCACGCCGGGCTCTGGCTTCGGCCCGAGCGGCGAAGGGTTCTTCCGGCTGTCGGCTTTCGGCCATCGCGAGAATGTGATCGAGGCGGTGGAGCGGATCAAGAAGAACCTGAAGTAG
- a CDS encoding VapC toxin family PIN domain ribonuclease has product MKYLLDTCLISELVKKEPNPAVVSWLDDEDEQKLFLSVLNLGELQKGISKLPDGAKKEELQAWVALDLVERFAGRILDIDLETAVTWGRLQGEAEQAGEKLPVMDSLIAATAAAHGLVVVTRNVRDMERCKARVINPWT; this is encoded by the coding sequence GTGAAGTATCTGCTCGATACCTGTCTGATCTCCGAACTGGTCAAGAAGGAGCCGAATCCGGCCGTGGTGAGCTGGCTGGACGATGAGGATGAACAGAAGCTTTTTCTGAGTGTGCTGAATCTGGGTGAGCTGCAGAAAGGGATCAGCAAACTCCCGGACGGCGCCAAAAAGGAGGAGCTGCAGGCGTGGGTGGCCCTCGATCTGGTGGAGCGGTTTGCCGGCCGTATTCTTGATATCGATCTGGAAACGGCGGTTACCTGGGGACGGCTTCAGGGAGAGGCGGAACAGGCTGGTGAGAAGTTGCCGGTCATGGATTCGCTCATTGCCGCCACTGCTGCGGCCCATGGTCTGGTGGTGGTCACCCGTAATGTCCGGGATATGGAGAGGTGCAAGGCGCGGGTTATTAATCCGTGGACATGA
- the argF gene encoding ornithine carbamoyltransferase: MTRHFLALHDYSKSELDTLLAFAAKLKEQQQARTPHPLLAGKTLAMIFEKSSTRTRLSFEVGIFQLGGHGLFIAPGTSQMGRGEPICDTARVLSRYCDGVMIRTFGQEIVEEFARFSTIPVINGLTDLFHPCQILADLQTIIERKGSYENLVHAWVGDGNNMANTWIEAATILGFELRLACPQGYEPDAGVLAWAKERGGRILLTTDPKVAVAGADVINTDVWASMGQEAEQKAREIAFAGYCVDAGLLRHAHPDCIVLHCLPAHRGEEISNDVIEGPRSVVWDEAENRLHIQKAIMARLMA, translated from the coding sequence ATGACCCGTCACTTCCTTGCCCTGCATGATTATAGCAAGAGCGAACTCGATACCCTCCTCGCCTTTGCTGCCAAATTAAAGGAGCAGCAGCAGGCGCGTACGCCCCATCCTCTCCTGGCGGGGAAGACCCTGGCGATGATCTTTGAAAAGAGCTCGACGCGCACCCGCCTCTCCTTTGAAGTAGGGATCTTTCAGCTCGGCGGCCACGGCCTCTTTATCGCCCCCGGGACTTCACAGATGGGGCGGGGCGAGCCGATTTGCGACACCGCTCGTGTCCTCTCCCGTTATTGTGACGGGGTGATGATCCGCACCTTTGGCCAGGAGATTGTCGAAGAATTTGCCCGTTTTTCGACAATTCCGGTGATCAACGGTTTGACCGACCTCTTCCACCCCTGCCAGATCCTGGCCGATCTCCAAACGATTATCGAGCGCAAGGGCAGTTACGAGAATCTCGTCCACGCCTGGGTCGGCGATGGCAACAATATGGCGAATACCTGGATCGAAGCGGCGACCATCCTCGGTTTCGAACTCCGCCTTGCCTGTCCGCAGGGGTACGAGCCCGATGCCGGGGTTCTGGCCTGGGCTAAAGAGCGGGGCGGGCGGATCCTCCTCACCACCGATCCAAAAGTGGCGGTGGCCGGTGCCGACGTCATCAATACTGATGTCTGGGCGAGCATGGGGCAGGAAGCGGAGCAGAAGGCGCGGGAGATCGCCTTTGCCGGTTACTGCGTCGATGCCGGACTCCTTCGCCACGCTCATCCGGATTGCATCGTTCTGCACTGTCTTCCCGCCCATCGTGGGGAAGAGATCAGCAATGATGTCATCGAAGGGCCGCGCTCGGTGGTCTGGGATGAAGCGGAGAACCGTCTCCATATTCAGAAAGCGATTATGGCCCGGCTGATGGCCTGA
- the argH gene encoding argininosuccinate lyase yields the protein MSQDKLWGGRFNQPTNKFVEEFTASINFDQRMYRYDIAGSIAHCKMLAKQAIISNEESAVIIAGLEGILADIEAGNFEFKVSLEDIHMNIEARLTERIGPVGGKLHTARSRNDQVALDVRLYLRDEVAAVLSYLDQLQESLLGQAEANLDTIMPGFTHLQTAQPILFSHHMLAYFEMIKRDASRFADCGERLNFLPLGAGALAGTTFPIDREYVAELLGFSGVTRNSLDSVSDRDFAIEFCAVSSILMMHLSRLSEELILWSTADFNFIELTDAFCTGSSIMPQKKNPDVPELVRGKTGRVYGNLLSLLTLMKSLPLAYNKDMQEDKEPLFDTIDTVKGSLKVFAEMIALMKVKAAPMRLAAGRGYSTATDVADYCVRKGLPFRQAHEVVGKTVRYCIENNKEIDELTLDEFRAFSPLIDSDIYAHVTLEASVNARSATGGTARVAVEREIARARAERQK from the coding sequence ATGAGTCAGGATAAACTCTGGGGCGGCCGCTTCAATCAGCCGACCAACAAATTCGTCGAAGAATTCACCGCTTCGATCAACTTCGACCAGCGGATGTACCGTTATGATATTGCAGGCTCCATTGCCCACTGCAAGATGCTGGCAAAGCAGGCGATTATCAGCAACGAGGAGTCGGCAGTCATCATCGCCGGGCTCGAAGGGATTCTGGCTGATATCGAAGCCGGCAACTTCGAATTCAAGGTCAGCCTCGAAGATATCCACATGAATATCGAGGCGCGTTTGACCGAGCGCATCGGTCCGGTCGGCGGCAAGCTGCACACCGCCCGCTCGCGCAACGATCAGGTTGCCCTCGATGTCCGCCTTTATCTGCGCGACGAAGTGGCGGCGGTGCTGAGCTATCTCGACCAGTTGCAGGAGTCGCTCCTGGGGCAGGCCGAAGCCAATCTTGACACGATCATGCCCGGCTTCACCCACCTGCAGACCGCGCAGCCGATCCTCTTTAGTCACCACATGCTCGCTTATTTCGAGATGATCAAGCGCGATGCGAGCCGCTTTGCTGATTGCGGCGAACGCCTCAATTTCCTCCCCCTCGGGGCCGGGGCGCTGGCGGGGACCACTTTCCCGATCGATCGCGAGTATGTTGCCGAACTCCTCGGCTTTAGCGGCGTCACCCGCAACTCCCTCGATTCGGTCTCGGATCGCGATTTCGCCATCGAATTCTGCGCGGTGAGTTCGATCCTGATGATGCACCTGTCGCGCCTCTCCGAAGAGCTGATCCTGTGGTCGACCGCCGATTTCAACTTCATCGAGCTCACCGATGCTTTCTGCACCGGCTCGTCGATCATGCCGCAGAAAAAGAATCCCGATGTCCCCGAACTGGTGCGCGGCAAGACCGGCCGGGTTTACGGCAATCTCCTCAGCCTCCTCACTTTGATGAAGTCACTCCCCCTCGCTTACAACAAGGATATGCAGGAAGACAAAGAGCCACTCTTCGACACCATCGACACGGTGAAGGGGAGTTTGAAGGTCTTTGCCGAGATGATCGCCCTGATGAAGGTGAAGGCTGCGCCGATGCGTCTGGCCGCCGGTCGTGGCTATTCGACCGCCACCGATGTGGCCGACTACTGCGTGCGCAAGGGCCTCCCTTTCCGCCAGGCGCACGAGGTCGTCGGCAAGACCGTCCGTTACTGTATCGAAAATAACAAGGAGATTGACGAGCTCACCCTTGACGAATTTCGCGCCTTCTCGCCGTTGATCGACAGCGATATTTACGCCCATGTCACCCTCGAAGCTTCGGTCAATGCCCGCAGCGCCACCGGCGGCACGGCGCGGGTGGCGGTCGAGCGGGAGATTGCCCGGGCTCGGGCCGAGCGGCAGAAATGA
- a CDS encoding argininosuccinate synthase: protein MAKKTGVKKVVLAYSGGLDTSIILKWLTEEYDTEVIAYSADLGQGEELDHIPEKAKATGASKGYVVDLKEEFARDFVFPMFRANAIYEGRYFLGTSIARPLIAKAQMEIAKQEGADAVSHGATGKGNDQVRFEIGYYHFDPAIKVIAPWREWTMKSRTDLENYAKKHGIPVPTSKKFPWSSDRNLLHISFEGDVLENPWAEAPEEMYVLTVRPEDAPDQPEYVEVTFEKGDAVAVNGERLSPANLLAKLNTFGGRHGIGRVDLLENRYVGMKSRGVYETPGGTILEEAHRAVESITMDREVMHLRDSLVSRYADMVYNGYWFAPERRVLQALIDESQTTVNGIARIKLYKGHCRVVGRDSTSDSLFNVDFATFEKDDVYNQADAEGFIKLNALRLRIAAIQRANSK, encoded by the coding sequence ATGGCAAAAAAAACCGGCGTCAAGAAGGTCGTTCTCGCCTATTCCGGAGGGCTTGACACCTCCATCATCCTCAAATGGCTGACCGAAGAATACGATACCGAAGTCATCGCTTACTCCGCTGACCTCGGTCAGGGAGAAGAGCTCGATCATATCCCCGAGAAGGCGAAGGCGACCGGCGCCAGCAAGGGCTATGTTGTCGATCTCAAGGAAGAATTTGCTCGCGACTTTGTCTTCCCGATGTTCCGCGCCAACGCCATCTACGAAGGGCGCTACTTCCTCGGCACCTCCATCGCCCGGCCGCTCATCGCCAAGGCGCAGATGGAGATCGCCAAGCAGGAAGGGGCCGACGCAGTGTCGCACGGTGCCACCGGCAAGGGGAACGACCAGGTCCGCTTCGAGATCGGCTACTACCACTTCGATCCGGCGATCAAGGTCATTGCTCCCTGGCGCGAGTGGACGATGAAGAGCCGTACCGATCTTGAAAACTACGCCAAAAAGCACGGCATTCCCGTCCCGACCAGCAAGAAATTTCCGTGGAGCTCCGACCGCAATCTCCTCCATATCTCCTTCGAAGGGGATGTCCTCGAAAATCCCTGGGCCGAGGCGCCGGAAGAGATGTATGTCCTCACCGTCCGCCCCGAAGATGCCCCGGATCAGCCGGAGTACGTTGAAGTTACCTTTGAAAAGGGGGATGCGGTTGCCGTCAATGGCGAGCGTCTCTCCCCGGCCAACCTCCTTGCCAAGCTCAACACCTTTGGTGGCCGGCACGGTATCGGCCGCGTCGATCTCCTCGAAAACCGTTATGTCGGCATGAAGAGTCGCGGCGTTTATGAAACCCCGGGCGGGACGATCCTCGAAGAAGCGCACCGCGCCGTCGAATCGATCACCATGGACCGCGAAGTCATGCATCTGCGCGACTCCCTGGTCAGCCGTTACGCCGACATGGTCTACAACGGCTACTGGTTCGCCCCGGAGCGCCGTGTTCTCCAGGCCCTTATTGACGAAAGCCAGACCACGGTCAACGGTATCGCCCGGATCAAGCTTTACAAAGGGCACTGCCGCGTCGTCGGCCGGGATTCGACCAGCGATTCCCTCTTCAACGTCGATTTCGCCACCTTCGAAAAGGATGATGTCTACAACCAGGCCGACGCCGAGGGCTTCATCAAACTCAACGCCCTGCGCCTGCGCATCGCCGCCATTCAGCGCGCCAACAGCAAGTAA
- a CDS encoding 4-hydroxy-tetrahydrodipicolinate synthase, with protein MFKGSMVALVTPFDAEGRFEEEVYRQLVEFQIENGTDAIIPCGTTGESATLDYEEHDRVIRVCIEQVKGRIPVIAGTGSNSTAEAIELSQHAKEMGADGVLLVSPYYNKPTQEGLYQHYKKIAETVALPQVLYNVPGRTGMNMEAQTTIRLAEFANIVAIKEASGSVTQASEIIAAAADKIDVISGDDFLTLPLMACGATGIISVTANIAPKQVKAMVAAINAGNWTEAKRLHLQLLDLHQAMFIESNPVPVKTSLELMGKIAAHVRLPLVPMQAATLAKLTAVLKKQGLI; from the coding sequence ATGTTCAAAGGATCTATGGTTGCCCTCGTTACCCCTTTTGATGCGGAAGGGCGCTTCGAGGAAGAAGTTTATCGCCAGCTCGTCGAATTCCAGATCGAGAACGGCACCGATGCCATCATCCCCTGCGGCACCACCGGTGAATCCGCCACCCTCGATTATGAGGAGCATGACCGGGTGATCCGCGTCTGTATCGAGCAGGTCAAGGGGCGGATTCCGGTTATCGCCGGCACCGGCTCCAACTCGACAGCCGAAGCGATCGAACTGTCGCAGCATGCCAAAGAGATGGGGGCGGACGGTGTCCTCCTCGTCTCCCCTTATTACAACAAGCCGACGCAGGAAGGGCTGTACCAGCACTACAAAAAGATTGCCGAAACGGTCGCTCTCCCTCAGGTCCTTTACAATGTCCCCGGCCGCACCGGCATGAATATGGAAGCGCAGACGACCATCCGCCTTGCCGAATTTGCCAATATCGTCGCGATCAAGGAAGCCTCGGGGAGTGTCACCCAGGCGAGCGAGATCATCGCCGCGGCCGCCGACAAGATCGACGTCATCTCCGGCGACGACTTCCTCACCCTGCCGCTGATGGCGTGCGGCGCCACCGGTATTATCTCCGTCACCGCCAATATCGCCCCGAAGCAGGTCAAGGCGATGGTTGCGGCGATCAATGCCGGCAACTGGACCGAGGCGAAACGCTTGCATTTGCAACTCCTCGATCTCCATCAGGCGATGTTCATTGAAAGCAATCCGGTGCCGGTCAAGACCTCGCTGGAGTTGATGGGGAAGATCGCTGCCCACGTCCGTCTCCCCCTCGTGCCGATGCAGGCCGCGACCCTGGCGAAGCTCACCGCCGTCCTCAAGAAGCAGGGATTGATATGA
- the argB gene encoding acetylglutamate kinase encodes MQELINKAKVLMEALPYIKRFTNTTIVIKYGGHAMADERLKESFAQDIVLLKYIGLNPVIVHGGGPQINETLKKYGIVSEFVRGMRVTDAQTMAVVEMVLVGQVNKEVVGLINRHGGRAVGLCGKDGELLLSRKLLQEVQGAAGSVEQLDLGFVGDVVQVNRELIETLERARFIPVIAPTGVGVDGQSYNINADVVAGRVAAALGAEKLILLTDVQGVKNKDGQLLTSIPVAQMQALIADGTIAGGMIPKVECCAEALAGGVKKAHIIDGRVEHAVLLEIFTDTGIGTEIVK; translated from the coding sequence ATGCAGGAATTGATCAATAAAGCCAAGGTGCTGATGGAGGCGCTGCCTTACATCAAGCGGTTCACCAATACCACGATCGTCATCAAGTACGGTGGCCACGCTATGGCGGACGAGCGGCTCAAGGAGTCCTTTGCCCAGGATATCGTCCTCCTCAAATATATCGGGCTCAATCCGGTCATCGTCCATGGCGGCGGGCCGCAGATTAACGAGACCCTCAAGAAGTACGGGATTGTCTCCGAATTCGTCCGCGGTATGCGCGTCACTGATGCCCAGACCATGGCCGTTGTCGAAATGGTGCTGGTCGGCCAGGTCAATAAGGAAGTCGTCGGATTGATCAACCGGCATGGCGGTCGCGCCGTCGGTCTCTGCGGCAAGGATGGCGAGCTCCTTCTCAGCAGGAAGCTGCTACAGGAGGTTCAGGGGGCGGCCGGCTCCGTCGAGCAACTCGATCTCGGTTTTGTCGGTGATGTCGTGCAAGTTAATCGTGAGCTTATCGAGACCCTGGAGCGCGCGCGCTTTATCCCGGTCATCGCCCCGACCGGAGTCGGAGTCGACGGCCAGAGCTACAACATCAATGCTGATGTCGTCGCCGGCCGCGTTGCCGCGGCCCTCGGTGCCGAGAAGCTCATTCTCCTCACCGATGTGCAGGGGGTGAAGAATAAGGACGGCCAGCTCCTCACCAGTATTCCGGTGGCGCAGATGCAGGCATTGATCGCTGATGGCACCATCGCCGGCGGCATGATCCCCAAGGTCGAATGCTGCGCCGAAGCCTTGGCCGGCGGCGTCAAAAAAGCCCATATCATCGACGGCCGCGTTGAGCATGCGGTGCTGCTGGAGATCTTCACCGACACCGGGATCGGCACGGAGATTGTGAAGTAG
- a CDS encoding 4-hydroxy-tetrahydrodipicolinate reductase yields the protein MIKIAVIGAAGRMGGRIITAIKEAEGVTLAGATERAGHDAIGQDAGSVAGCGPLGVTITDSLASALSSADLLIDFTFPEVTLENIKVCAALGKGIVIGSTGFTPAQRDEVKKFAAQIPVVLAPNMSVGVNLCFKLLKDVAATLGDDFDVEIVELHHNKKKDSPSGTAVRMGEVVAEALGRDYNQVANFHREGMCGERSKEEIGMQTVRGGDIVGEHTVYFIGMGERIEITHRAMSRDMFARGAVRAAGWLGGKPSGFYDMQDVLGLK from the coding sequence ATGATCAAAATTGCCGTCATCGGCGCCGCCGGCCGCATGGGCGGCCGGATCATCACCGCCATCAAGGAGGCCGAAGGGGTGACCCTCGCCGGCGCCACCGAGCGCGCCGGCCATGACGCCATCGGCCAGGATGCCGGCAGTGTCGCCGGTTGCGGCCCCCTCGGTGTCACCATCACCGACTCCCTCGCGAGCGCCCTGAGCAGCGCCGATCTCCTCATCGACTTCACCTTCCCCGAGGTCACCCTGGAGAATATCAAGGTCTGCGCCGCCCTCGGCAAGGGGATCGTCATCGGTTCGACCGGTTTCACCCCGGCGCAGCGCGACGAAGTGAAGAAGTTCGCCGCGCAGATCCCGGTCGTCCTTGCCCCCAACATGTCCGTCGGCGTCAATCTCTGTTTCAAGCTCCTCAAGGATGTTGCTGCCACCCTCGGCGACGACTTTGATGTCGAGATTGTCGAACTCCATCACAATAAGAAGAAGGACTCTCCCTCCGGCACCGCCGTGCGCATGGGCGAGGTCGTTGCCGAAGCATTGGGGCGCGACTACAACCAGGTCGCCAACTTCCACCGTGAAGGGATGTGCGGCGAGCGGAGCAAAGAGGAGATCGGCATGCAGACGGTGCGCGGCGGCGATATCGTCGGCGAGCACACCGTCTACTTCATCGGCATGGGCGAGCGGATCGAGATAACCCACCGGGCTATGAGCCGCGACATGTTCGCGCGCGGCGCCGTTCGCGCCGCCGGCTGGCTCGGCGGCAAACCGTCTGGCTTCTACGATATGCAGGATGTCCTCGGCCTGAAATAA
- a CDS encoding acetylornithine transaminase → MNSEEWIARADKVIMKTYGRYPIVPVRGLGCELWDADGKRYLDFLAGVAVNNLGHCHPAIVKALQEQAATLIHCSNYYHIPNQIELAEELTRRSFADQAFFCNSGAEANEAAIKLARKYSRETFGPERFEIVTAADSFHGRTMATVSATGQEKVQRFFDPLLHGFKHVPFNDIAALTAAITPQTCAIMLEPIQGEGGVNIAPPAYFKAVRELCDRHNLLLIFDEVQTGLGRTGKLFAHEHFGMTPDIMTLAKALAGGAPIGTMLATNKVAASFTPGTHGSTFGGNPLMAATALAAVRILGDPSFLARATAMGDYLVAELEKLKSRFPVILEVRGIGLMIGVNLAIPGAEIVKKGHDKGLLLNVTHDTVLRFVPPLVVSEGEIDEMIMILADILQELPA, encoded by the coding sequence ATGAACTCTGAAGAATGGATCGCCCGGGCCGACAAGGTCATCATGAAGACTTACGGCCGTTATCCGATTGTGCCAGTACGGGGCCTGGGGTGCGAGCTTTGGGATGCCGATGGCAAGCGCTATCTCGATTTTCTCGCCGGGGTGGCGGTGAATAACCTCGGGCATTGCCATCCGGCGATCGTCAAGGCGCTTCAGGAGCAGGCAGCAACGCTGATTCACTGCTCGAACTATTATCATATCCCCAATCAGATTGAGCTCGCCGAAGAGCTGACCCGGCGCTCCTTTGCCGATCAGGCCTTCTTCTGTAACTCCGGGGCCGAGGCAAACGAGGCGGCGATCAAGCTGGCGCGCAAATACAGCCGCGAAACTTTTGGTCCCGAGCGTTTCGAGATCGTTACCGCCGCCGACTCCTTCCATGGCCGCACCATGGCGACGGTTTCGGCGACCGGGCAGGAGAAGGTGCAGCGCTTCTTCGATCCGCTGTTGCACGGTTTCAAGCATGTCCCCTTTAACGATATCGCTGCACTGACCGCGGCGATCACCCCACAGACCTGCGCGATCATGCTTGAACCGATTCAGGGGGAAGGGGGGGTGAATATTGCTCCGCCTGCTTACTTCAAGGCGGTGCGCGAGCTCTGTGATCGCCATAACCTCCTCCTCATCTTCGACGAAGTGCAGACCGGTCTCGGCCGCACCGGAAAACTCTTTGCTCATGAACATTTCGGCATGACGCCGGATATCATGACCCTGGCCAAGGCGCTGGCTGGCGGCGCGCCGATCGGGACGATGCTGGCGACGAACAAAGTCGCGGCTTCTTTCACCCCCGGCACGCACGGCTCGACCTTCGGCGGCAATCCGCTGATGGCCGCCACCGCCCTGGCAGCGGTACGGATCCTCGGCGACCCATCTTTTCTGGCGCGGGCCACCGCCATGGGCGATTACCTCGTCGCCGAGCTGGAAAAGCTCAAAAGCCGTTTCCCGGTCATTCTCGAAGTGCGCGGCATCGGGCTGATGATCGGAGTCAATCTTGCCATCCCCGGCGCAGAGATCGTTAAAAAGGGGCATGATAAAGGACTCCTGCTCAATGTCACCCACGACACCGTCCTCCGCTTTGTGCCGCCGCTGGTGGTCAGTGAAGGGGAGATCGATGAAATGATCATGATCCTTGCCGACATCCTTCAGGAGCTGCCCGCATGA